One genomic region from Ralstonia pickettii DTP0602 encodes:
- a CDS encoding ABC transporter permease (K02042: phnE; phosphonate transport system permease protein), which translates to MSAHPRDPQALRRASGLVVALLLLWPLLRLSQFDPSALFEAGNLKVMGSFLRNFLPPEVSAEFLGYVVKATLETLAIATAGIALAFVVATPLAVAMTNSLSISRIGPGPARKQRMALRIGVRALVLLLRGVPELVWALLFVRALGLGPAAGVLALAITYGGMLAKVYAEILESGDRRAVDALLGGGSGRVVALLYGLLPNAAQELVSYTVYRWECAIRASVVMGFVGAGGLGQLMDQAMKLLNGGEAATILLVFLLLVLLADAISARLRKLLA; encoded by the coding sequence ATGAGCGCCCACCCGCGCGATCCGCAGGCGCTGCGCCGGGCGAGCGGCCTGGTCGTTGCGCTGCTTTTGCTGTGGCCCTTGCTGAGGCTTTCCCAGTTCGATCCGTCGGCGCTGTTCGAGGCCGGCAACCTGAAGGTGATGGGGAGCTTTTTGCGCAACTTTCTCCCCCCTGAGGTTTCGGCCGAGTTTCTCGGCTACGTGGTCAAGGCCACGCTGGAGACACTGGCGATCGCCACGGCGGGAATTGCCCTCGCCTTCGTCGTTGCCACGCCGCTGGCCGTAGCGATGACGAACAGCCTGTCGATCTCCCGCATCGGACCCGGCCCCGCCCGCAAGCAGCGCATGGCATTGCGCATCGGCGTGCGCGCCCTTGTGCTCCTGCTGCGCGGAGTGCCCGAACTGGTCTGGGCCCTGCTCTTCGTGCGCGCCCTGGGCCTGGGGCCAGCGGCCGGCGTGTTGGCACTTGCCATCACCTATGGCGGCATGCTGGCCAAGGTCTATGCGGAAATCCTCGAGTCCGGCGACCGGCGCGCGGTGGACGCGCTGCTCGGCGGTGGCAGCGGGCGCGTGGTGGCGCTGCTCTATGGGCTGCTGCCGAATGCGGCGCAGGAGCTGGTTTCCTACACGGTCTATCGCTGGGAGTGCGCGATCCGGGCTTCGGTGGTGATGGGCTTCGTCGGCGCCGGTGGGCTCGGCCAATTGATGGACCAGGCGATGAAACTGCTCAATGGCGGTGAAGCCGCGACCATCCTGCTTGTCTTCCTGCTGCTGGTCCTGCTGGCGGACGCGATCAGCGCCCGGCTGCGCAAACTGCTGGCGTAA
- a CDS encoding phosphonate ABC transporter permease (K02042: phnE; phosphonate transport system permease protein): MADKTKAAQLCLSCLFTLLAVALVVSASFAYLSLNLGRLFSMDAAGEMLRFLQSFFPPDLSAGLLARTARGMLETLAMSAVGTLCAAVLGLVLALPASGRHGAALKALSRLALNLLRSVPELVWAVLTVLAVGLGPFAGTLALALHTAGVLGRLFAEALENAPAAPAQALLATGASPALAFLYGTLPCVQPQFLAYTLYRWETNIRMAAILGFVGAGGLGQMLYFELSLFHLAQACTVIIAMLVLAALVDAASAFMRRDRVMVHA, from the coding sequence ATGGCAGACAAGACCAAGGCCGCCCAGCTCTGCTTGAGCTGCCTGTTCACCCTCCTCGCCGTGGCACTGGTAGTGTCGGCCAGTTTCGCTTATCTCTCGCTCAATCTTGGCCGGCTCTTCTCCATGGACGCGGCCGGCGAGATGCTGCGCTTCCTGCAATCCTTCTTCCCCCCCGACCTGTCGGCCGGCCTTCTTGCAAGGACCGCGAGGGGCATGCTCGAAACGCTTGCAATGTCTGCCGTGGGCACCTTGTGCGCGGCGGTCCTTGGCCTGGTCCTGGCCTTACCTGCCTCCGGCCGTCATGGCGCTGCGCTGAAGGCGCTGTCGCGGCTGGCACTGAACCTGTTGCGCTCGGTGCCCGAGCTCGTGTGGGCGGTCCTCACCGTACTGGCTGTGGGCCTCGGACCATTTGCCGGCACCCTTGCCCTGGCCTTGCACACCGCCGGCGTGCTTGGCCGCCTGTTCGCCGAAGCACTGGAGAATGCCCCGGCCGCACCGGCACAGGCGCTGCTGGCAACCGGGGCGTCCCCCGCCCTCGCCTTCCTGTATGGCACGCTCCCCTGCGTCCAGCCGCAGTTCCTGGCCTACACCCTGTATCGGTGGGAGACAAATATCCGCATGGCCGCGATCCTGGGCTTCGTCGGCGCCGGCGGGCTTGGGCAGATGCTGTACTTCGAACTCTCGCTCTTTCACCTGGCGCAGGCCTGCACGGTCATCATCGCCATGCTCGTCCTTGCGGCACTGGTCGACGCCGCCAGCGCATTCATGCGCCGCGATCGGGTCATGGTTCACGCCTGA
- a CDS encoding LuxR family transcriptional regulator, producing the protein MKGKPSSLGRATQILIVDDHPIIREGLTHLLNQHEDLHVCCAAASAEEAMAAVACQPDLAIVDLSLHSNSGLDLVKTLRQHYPTLAILVLSMHDETLFAERALRAGANGYLMKLEATEHILNAIREVLAGNIYLSAAMHERLARALTVPKKIATGSIASLSEREFEVLHLIGLGFSTREIAGKLNRSVKTVEAHQANIKEKLDIPNGKELMRFAIQWLESQ; encoded by the coding sequence ATGAAAGGGAAGCCATCTAGCCTGGGCCGTGCGACCCAGATCCTGATCGTGGATGACCACCCCATTATCCGGGAGGGGTTAACCCACTTGCTGAATCAGCATGAGGATCTGCACGTCTGCTGTGCGGCCGCCAGTGCCGAAGAAGCCATGGCGGCGGTGGCCTGCCAGCCTGACCTGGCCATTGTGGACCTCAGCCTGCACTCGAACTCCGGCCTGGATCTTGTCAAGACGCTGCGGCAACACTATCCAACGCTGGCAATCCTCGTCCTCAGCATGCATGACGAAACCTTGTTTGCCGAGCGCGCACTGCGGGCAGGAGCAAACGGGTATCTGATGAAACTGGAGGCCACGGAGCATATCTTGAACGCGATCCGCGAGGTGCTGGCCGGTAATATTTACCTGAGCGCCGCAATGCATGAGAGGTTGGCGCGGGCTCTGACGGTTCCCAAAAAAATTGCGACGGGCTCGATCGCGAGCCTTTCGGAACGGGAGTTCGAGGTCCTGCACCTGATCGGACTCGGCTTCAGCACCCGCGAGATCGCCGGGAAACTGAATCGGAGCGTCAAAACCGTCGAGGCACATCAGGCCAACATCAAGGAAAAGCTGGATATTCCTAACGGCAAGGAACTGATGCGCTTCGCCATTCAGTGGCTCGAGAGCCAATAG
- a CDS encoding histidine kinase, with protein MVIITRNSRLSLFVNTALVALAYFAGAKLGLAYAVVGGAVSLVWPSSGIALVALLVMGFAVAPGIAIGSVLANVSVGVPLPVAAVIGLGATAAALTASLLLKRVARFQITLDRINDVIAFIILAATVSTAVSALIGASALVGAGLVPVSGYGAALLKWWLGDMMGVLVVAPPLLILLKYPSPIRSAKQAVEACGLTVAIFWVSYLIFGATELAGHGYYPAALAIFPFTIWAALRFDHLGTCLSTLLVSIVAIWGTANGTGPFAAESPVDSLVRWCAFANVVAVTGLLLVAAHAQGKRFHSLLLASHVELERRVQERTQELERANNELKQEMARRRRLEGELIRIGDRQQRLIGRELHDGLGQHLTSLGFYCTTLNQELQEHCHPAAAEAATIVELVKQASQMTRKIAHGLDPVAMESGGLTVALQGLAQTTRSLNGIECALRIESDVDLLDPPMQINLYRAAQEAVNNALKYSQGRHIWIDLERDGGMQRLSISDDGVGVDPEQMERASGLGLHNLRHRASLLGGSCTVTRNALGGTTVAISYPIPESPGNEREAI; from the coding sequence ATGGTAATCATTACGCGAAACTCGAGGCTCAGCCTCTTCGTTAACACTGCATTGGTCGCATTGGCGTATTTCGCAGGTGCAAAGCTGGGACTTGCCTATGCGGTAGTGGGCGGTGCAGTGTCCCTGGTGTGGCCTTCCAGCGGCATCGCCCTCGTTGCACTGCTTGTCATGGGCTTCGCAGTTGCCCCCGGAATTGCCATCGGCTCCGTTTTGGCAAACGTGTCGGTGGGCGTGCCGCTACCGGTGGCTGCGGTGATTGGCCTCGGGGCAACGGCTGCAGCCTTGACGGCTTCGTTATTGTTGAAGCGGGTAGCCCGATTCCAAATCACCCTGGATCGCATCAACGACGTGATTGCCTTCATCATCCTGGCTGCGACGGTCAGCACGGCAGTGAGTGCGCTGATCGGTGCGAGCGCCCTCGTAGGAGCGGGCCTGGTGCCAGTCAGCGGGTACGGCGCAGCTCTTCTAAAATGGTGGCTCGGTGACATGATGGGGGTGCTCGTGGTGGCCCCGCCGCTGCTCATCTTGCTCAAGTATCCGAGCCCGATCCGCTCCGCAAAGCAGGCCGTGGAAGCGTGCGGACTGACCGTTGCGATCTTCTGGGTGAGTTACCTTATCTTCGGCGCCACCGAACTTGCCGGGCACGGCTACTATCCGGCAGCCCTCGCGATTTTTCCGTTCACGATCTGGGCGGCTCTCCGCTTCGATCACTTGGGCACCTGCCTCTCAACCTTGCTGGTCTCAATCGTGGCCATCTGGGGCACCGCGAACGGCACCGGTCCCTTTGCCGCCGAATCTCCGGTGGATAGCCTCGTGAGATGGTGCGCCTTCGCCAATGTCGTGGCAGTTACCGGACTGTTGCTGGTAGCGGCACATGCTCAGGGAAAGCGCTTCCATAGCCTCCTGCTCGCCTCCCACGTCGAGTTGGAACGGCGCGTGCAAGAGCGAACCCAGGAACTGGAGCGCGCCAACAATGAACTGAAGCAGGAGATGGCGCGACGTCGTCGGCTGGAAGGAGAGCTGATCCGAATCGGCGATCGGCAGCAGAGACTCATTGGCCGGGAACTGCATGACGGCCTCGGGCAGCACCTCACCAGCCTTGGCTTCTACTGCACCACCTTGAATCAGGAACTACAGGAGCATTGCCACCCGGCCGCCGCGGAGGCGGCTACCATCGTCGAACTGGTGAAGCAGGCGTCCCAGATGACGCGCAAGATTGCCCATGGCCTGGACCCGGTCGCCATGGAATCTGGTGGCCTTACGGTCGCCCTGCAAGGGCTGGCACAGACGACCCGCTCGCTGAATGGCATCGAATGCGCGCTTCGCATCGAGTCAGATGTGGACTTACTGGATCCGCCGATGCAGATCAACCTCTACCGTGCGGCACAGGAAGCCGTCAATAACGCGCTGAAGTATAGCCAGGGCCGCCACATCTGGATCGACCTGGAGCGCGATGGCGGAATGCAGAGGCTTTCCATCAGTGACGACGGGGTGGGGGTCGACCCGGAGCAAATGGAGCGTGCCTCGGGACTGGGACTTCACAACCTGCGTCACCGGGCGAGCCTTCTGGGCGGCTCTTGCACGGTCACCCGCAATGCTTTGGGTGGCACCACGGTTGCCATCAGCTATCCGATACCGGAGAGTCCGGGCAATGAAAGGGAAGCCATCTAG
- a CDS encoding signal peptide protein has protein sequence MVRTFLLLAAAGAALSAGVAYAGIGARDVYTDGASVMGPRDPYTDGGKTTKFDVYSDGARVTDRRDGFTDGA, from the coding sequence ATGGTAAGAACGTTCTTACTGCTCGCTGCGGCGGGTGCGGCGCTTAGCGCCGGGGTGGCCTATGCCGGCATCGGGGCGCGAGATGTCTACACCGACGGCGCCAGCGTGATGGGGCCGCGAGATCCATATACCGATGGGGGAAAGACCACCAAGTTTGACGTCTATTCAGATGGTGCGAGAGTCACGGATAGGCGAGACGGGTTCACCGATGGCGCATGA
- a CDS encoding hypothetical protein (K07152: K07152), giving the protein MNQAISKPGLSGTIVALLAVIVLGIAAYWATTAGFSAVTSDGLRRIEIARAPRELPPVKLVDQEGSTFSLSALDRGGRQLTLVLWVYIECQTVCRSTLAEFSYLQQQLKARGLDDRVRLLTLSFDPRRDTQAVLAAAARRMQADAPNWRFATVTDPAEIKSALREFGIVVLPDGLGGYSHNTALFLVDASGHLVRAYDVARPDLALAEIASALKG; this is encoded by the coding sequence GTGAACCAGGCGATCTCGAAGCCCGGGTTGTCGGGAACGATCGTCGCGCTGCTCGCGGTAATTGTTCTGGGTATCGCTGCGTACTGGGCGACGACGGCCGGCTTTTCGGCTGTCACCAGTGACGGACTTCGCCGAATCGAGATTGCCCGCGCCCCGCGGGAGTTGCCTCCCGTGAAGCTGGTCGACCAGGAAGGCTCAACCTTCAGCTTATCAGCGCTCGACAGGGGAGGCCGACAGCTCACGCTTGTCCTATGGGTCTACATTGAGTGCCAGACTGTCTGCCGCTCGACGCTGGCCGAGTTCTCCTACCTGCAGCAGCAGCTGAAGGCGAGAGGGCTTGATGACCGGGTCAGGCTCCTCACGCTGAGCTTTGATCCAAGGCGGGACACGCAGGCTGTGCTGGCCGCTGCCGCGCGCAGAATGCAGGCCGATGCCCCAAACTGGCGCTTTGCCACTGTCACGGATCCGGCCGAGATCAAGTCAGCGTTGCGTGAGTTTGGCATCGTTGTCCTGCCCGACGGGCTTGGAGGTTACTCCCACAATACTGCGCTATTCCTCGTGGATGCGAGCGGACACCTTGTCCGTGCCTACGATGTTGCCCGACCGGATCTCGCCCTGGCCGAGATTGCCTCCGCACTCAAAGGGTGA